The genomic interval accgtgccctgcccaaAGATCACATTTTAAATGGCACGAGCACAAGCAATAACATAGGTGACCAAAATCTACCAAAGACTTTCTCATTTCCATAGAACAAACTCTTTGCCTCTCCCTCCATAAGTCCTTCCAGAGTGTCTTAATGGCTAGCAGAAAGTTTGAGCTGGGAGAGAGCTTGGATTTCATATGGTTCCCTGTTTTCCAAGTATGGGATGCTTACTACTGGTGAGAAaaagatgattcttttttttgCACGTTTATATTAAGTTAAATTGTGTCACTTAGTAGCAAAGGTTTTGCCATCTCAATGATCTTTTCAATCTTCTGAACACATCAAGTAGGAAGGCTCAGTTGAGTGCTATTCCGTCTTGTAGCCTGTCTTAACAATCTCAAACATTTGctaatttccttctttcctttcctccctccctccctccctccctctttcctttcttccttcctttgtttaCAAAGAAAGGGATGGTTTTGGGTTCAGTCTTTGGCAGTATATAGTAATTAGTATATAGTAATATAGTAATATTTAGTAGTATATAGTAATTCAATGCCTTTAGGtcaatatattttccatttttactgtgcatacacatatatacaatgtattttaaaaattggctttacAATATGTAGTTTTATCACTTGGTTTACAACTAAAtatattgtgaacattttctcttCTACAACAGTTAAAAGAATTGCATAGCTTGGAGGAAACATAATTTATTAAGCAATCTTGTCGGGGAcattgaggtataatttttttttataaggagACTTCTTTTTACAACACCTTTGGGAAAAAAATGGGAGTCCTTGTCTCATATAGCTTTCTATAGATAATGGAAACTTGCCCTTCCATTTAGCCTTTTAACTTTCTTCTCTACACCCACCTAATCACCATCAAGTAAcccattttatgttttccaaCCTCTCTCTCCCATTTGCTTCCTCTTTCCTACCCAGTCTCCCTGCATACATGCAGATGAACTTCCATTCCTTCAGCCCTCTGGCTCCTCCCCTTAAAgaggctttctttccttttaaagagacgattttaattgatttttatcaACTCTACTCAGAACTGTATCCTAAGGTCCACATTAGGATTAGTCTTTAATAATCTGAAGATATAATTCAATtgtttaaaagaacattttaagaaGACCCGGTAGAATTACATGTATCAAGAAACACTGGACTTAGGCACAATGGAGATATGGctgactttcttttgaaaaaagaagTAGTTTTTGGGGGGAGGGCAGGGCAAAGAGGTAAGAAGTAGTTGGTACTATATGGAAATGTTAGAGACCATTTTGGAaatgtattcattattttaagGCAACTAACAAATGATCATCTTTCAGTTAGGACATTGTAGCAGCAGCCTTTACTGGTCATGAAATTTGCATGATATCTAAAATCGTATTTCTGGAAATAAGTCAATGTCAACTAATAGTAACTTTGTATAGAAAGGCAGATGCCAGCTAGCACAAAAGTGGTGCATGCAGACGGTGGTAGTTCTGGAGTCCTGGGAGCCATGAGGTGCTCATCCATCACAAGGCCATCACAGCCAGGTAGAAATGCCTGAGGAAAGCAGCGGAGCTGGCCGTGCCAGCATTTACACATGGAACACTTCTTGGGCAGCCGAGTGTCATGGGGCACAGACCCACAGTTCTCTTTGCAAACGTCTTGCTCACAGTTCCGTCCACAGAAGGAGGGGAGGCAGGCGCAGAAGGACCCGAGCATGCAGGTTCCCCCATTCAGGCAGCAGGTTCTGTTTAGCTCCTTACTGTCCTGTATCCCCATGGGGGTCACAAGCTGGGAAGACCGAGGACGAATTTCAGGCTCCTCCTGGGGCCGAATGCTGGCATCTCTGAAGGCCAGGTCTCCCTGAGATGGACGCACCAAGTTCCTCACGGCCCAGCCCTTAAAAAGCAATTCAACTCCTTTAAAAAATTGCCTTTACTTTTACAGTTACTGGCTGTTTACtgaaaatttcatataattttaaatttagaaataaaaacttcacagatggaattaaatttcatataattttcagtaAACAGGCAGTAACTGTAAAagtaaaggtaatttttaaaattacattttacaaaGTGAAGTAAAATAAGCGAGTCAATCTAGAGACATTTTAAGAACTTAAAACTTAGGTATGGATCTCTGGAAGAGGTAAGGAGAGATATGGCTCATAGTAGCGCAGATAACACAGGAATTACTCAAGTTTGAGAAATTCCAATTGAGGCCAAATTCCTTAAAGGAAATTGACAAGTTGGCTGGCTGATTCTTTCTCTCCGCAGGCTTTCTGATGGAAACGTGGCACGCAAACAACGATGCTGGCAAGAAATAGAACAGGCTGCATGAAGGCCTGGAGAGTTTTAAGCACAGGTTGAGAGCACAGGTGTAGGCCTTCTGGTGTAGGTTCCGACGCACCTGCCTTCCACTCCTGCCTCCACTATCCATTTAGGCTGCGACCTCTGGTAGTTCTCCACTTTGTCTAATTGTCAGTTACTTCATCCTTAAGAAGTGGTGCGTAACTCACACCTTGTTAGGATTATATGAGTATGTGTGCTTACACCGTTCAGTGCAATGTATGGCACAGAGTCAAGAAATGCCGGATATTAAGTCGaggtcatttttcttttgggagGACAAGGACAGGGCACGGGCTGGGGCCCCGGAGTGGTAACCAGCAGCGGGCTtttcctcccacccttcctttTGGGAAACCCAGTGTGCTAAAAAAGTGCATGCAGCCCAGGCTATGGCCTAGGCTTTCGGTTCCAGGCCATGCCTAGCTCCTCTGAGGTCGTCCTTAGTGAGGACACGAGGTGCCCTCACCTCGTTCACTCTAGACACCTCCAGAACACTCGCCCCCCACGCGCTGGAGCTCTGGGTTACCACCAGCCGCCCGCGGAGCCAGACCTCCCGGCTCTGCGCTCCAGGACCGCTCGGCGCAACATGCGCATGCGCACCCGCGTCCTGCCGCTGTTTAGCCGTTTCCATGGCTACGAAGCCCATCGGCCGGAGATAGGAGAGCAAGAAAATGAAGCTCAAGAGCCTCCTGCTCCGGTATTACCCGCCAGGTACGCGCCAGCCCGGCCCCGTCATCCCCACGTGGGACCCTGGGCTCCCAGACTGGGAGAGTTTGGGGCGGAGGAGGGCGCGGGGACTGAGGGGCGGCGGGGTCCCCAGGTGGGACAGGAAGTCGGGCACTTCCCCACCTGTGCCCCTCATTACTTCAGATTCTGGACTCTTCCTCAAAACATTAACAATTACTCTTTCAGGAATTTAAAGAGTTTAGCTTGACTGTGCATATCAGTCCgtctgcatttattgagtgcctactgcgTACACGCTTTGTGCTCTGTGCTATGGACCTTTAAAGAAGTTCATAGTCCTTGATTTCAATGAGTGAAgtaattatgaaataaattacTTAACTATTACTTAGTAACATAAGCAATACATTACCTAATCCTTGCCTAACTCTAATTTTAGGTGAGGACATGGTCACCTTTAAAGAATAAGTGACACCCATTGATCACCCAGCTTCTTAGGGACAGAAATAGGAGTGCAATTCTTGGGTTCTAATTCAGAACTCGTCTTCTGAATTAGAaacatctgcaaaaaaaaaaaaaaaaaaaaaaaatctgcaaaacaTGCCACACGGCAGAAGATAACCAAATACACTTGCCCAATGAAGTTTGGTTAGGAAGTGTCATAAAGATTTCAAAGGAGGGTAAGATACTTTGGACCGGTTTTGTTTAGAATAGCTTTATGAGGGGTGGGGCTTGAATTTAAGGTTGAATATCTCGCTTTTCCCCGCAACACATCCAACTGCTTGGTCAACATCTCCGATGACGTATCGCACAGAGATCTCATGATATCTTTTTTCCAGTCCCATCCCAATCCTGCTGCTTCCTCAAACTGTGCCCTGCCAGTAGAAGGTATCatcacccagcctgttttttgcCAGAAACCTAGGTGGTCACTTTTTGTTTCTCTCCTGTGATCATTCACTTCCTCCCCcggccccccgcccccaccccctggCATTCCTTTATCATTCTGCCAGCTCTAAGTCCAAAATATTCTGCGAATCCATCAGATTATCGCTCTTTCTGTAACACAGATTTCTTGGTCTAACATCCCTTCCAGCTGCCAACCTAGTCCAAGCCTCCATTCCAGCCACCATTCCCTTTGGCTGGGCCACTCCAGTGGCTTTTCAACCGGATTCCTGGTTTTCACCCTCATCTCCTACAATCCATCTGCCACTAGGAGCCAGTGGGATCTGAATTAAAGATCTCCAATAGCTTCCTATCATGCTTAGAATACAATCTGCACCCTGTGGGATTTGGCTCATCCTGCGTTGTTGACTTCTAAAACTTCACTTGTCTACCCTCGCTATACTTCTGACTTCTTTAACTTCTTCTTCTAAGACTTAAGAGAGGGCCTTTCACTCATTCGTTTTTTGGACCCAGCTTTCCCTAGAGCTAGGAAAAGctgcttccttttcttcattcagtTTCAATCAATGTCAACCACCTGAAAAGACTCTCCTACCTATTCAAAGTAGCCTGTGCTGATTTTAATCTATGtcataaaatgcttaaaaattatatttgtcatCATCCAAAACTCTACTTGTTTTGTTTCAAGTGTCTGCCTCTTTTCCATTTAATGTAAATTTCGTGAGAACTAAGATCTTAGTGTTTTTTGATCATTGTAGCATCCTCAGCTTCTAGAAGAGATTTGGTGACATAGAAGATCaggaatgtttgttgaatgaatgtatggATAAATGGATGTGTTTGATGAGAGGTCAGGTATGAAAATTACTGAGAATAACACTGAAAATCTTAAGGGATgctgcttctgcctccctggaAGACCGATCCTGAACAGCTACTTTCTCCAATGGGAAGTTGACATTTGTAGAGAAGACACTCATTTTCTCCCTCATAGAATTCCAGTTAAAATAATATGAGAAAGCTATATATATGAGAGTATctagagaaatttattttatgtaattaattagttaatataatttttgagacagagtcttgctctgtcacccaggttggaatgcagtggcgcaatccagctccacctcttggattcaaatgattctcatccctcagcctcccaggtagctggaataaCAGGTGTGCActatcaagcccagctaatttttgtatttttagtagagacaggatttcaccatgttggccaggctggtcttgaattcctgaccccaagtgatccacctgtcttggcctcccaaagtgctgggattagaggtgtgagccgcTACACCAGGCTGAGAGTATCTATGAAATTTAAATTAGGCATaggtatatagtatatagaaaatttaaaattaagactAATAGTCTGTTTCCTTTAAGTATTCCATGATTTTCTTTTGGCTCTTTTTGCCCATAGGCCTGTGCTGGTTCCCATAGGTGTACCAATAAATGAAGCTCTTGCTTTCATCCTTTTGTTGTGGAATGTAGGTTAAGAATATGGGCTCTGGGTTCAGAATAACTGATTCTCACCATATACGATAATAAAAAAACTTGGGCAAATTGTATTATTCTATCAAAGCATGGGTACGTGGTGACAACAGCACCACTTCATAGGTCTACTAGACCCTTCCAGCTGCTTATCTTATTTGATTCTTTCTCTTCAGAGTAAAGAAAGCTTTTTGGAAGAATACTCTCC from Pongo abelii isolate AG06213 chromosome 11, NHGRI_mPonAbe1-v2.0_pri, whole genome shotgun sequence carries:
- the LOC100448145 gene encoding putative protein CRIPTO3, which gives rise to MGFVAMETAKQRQDAGAHAHVAPSGPGAQSREVWLRGRLVVTQSSSAWGASVLEVSRVNEGWAVRNLVRPSQGDLAFRDASIRPQEEPEIRPRSSQLVTPMGIQDSKELNRTCCLNGGTCMLGSFCACLPSFCGRNCEQDVCKENCGSVPHDTRLPKKCSMCKCWHGQLRCFPQAFLPGCDGLVMDEHLMAPRTPELPPSACTTFVLAGICLSIQSYY